The genomic window CGTGGGCACCATGGGGATCCGCTCCACGGCGGTGCGCGCCCGGGAGGCCGAACTGGCCCTGGGCGAGGGTGAGCGCTACATCGAGAAGGTGGCCGAGCTCAGCCAGGACATCCACGCCATCATGGACGCCGAATCGGGCGCCTTCCTGTACCTGAATCCCGCGGTGGAAGACCTGCTGGGCTACCCCACCGAGACCTTCATGAAGGGCGGGCGGGACTACTTCTACTCGCTGGTCCATCCCGACGACCTGCCCATCCTCCGCAAGCACCGGGAGGCCCCCGCGCCGCCCCCGCCGGAGGGCGGGGAGGAGCCCATCCTGGAGGAGATCTACCGCATCCGCAACCACCACGGGGCCTGGCGCTGGTTCAAGAGCCGCCGGACGGTCTTCGTCCGCTACGGCGACGGCCGCCCCGCCGAGACCCTGGCGGTGATCCAGGACATCACCCAGCAGCGCTCCTTCGAGTCCGCCCTGGTGCAGGCCCACAAGGTGGAGAGCCTGGGCGCGCTGGTGAGGGGCACCGTCAACGACCTGAACAACACCCTCATGGGAATCCAGGGCTACGCCGAGATCGCCCTCGAAGGCGAGCAGGGCCCGGCGATCCTGCGCGCCAGCCTCGAGAGCGTGCAGGCAAGCATCGGGCGCGCCACGGGCCTCTGCAAGCAGATCCTCTCCTACACCGGGCAGGGCCGCATCCAGATCTCGCCCCACCAGCTCAACGACGCGGTGCGGGAGAGCCTTTCCGCCATCGAGACCCTCGTGCCCGACGGCGCCCACCTGGTTTTGGACCTCCAGAACGACCTGCCCCTGGCCAGCGTGGACCTGACCCAGGCCCGCCACGCCCTGCTCAACCTGGTCTTCAACGCCTGCGAGTCCCTTGGGATCCGGGGCGGCGAGATCACCATCCGCACCTTCATGCGCAGCCTGGGCGGCACCGAGACCGGGGGCCAGGGCCTCCGCGGCGACTTCGTCTGCCTGGAGGTGGCCGACACCGGTCCCGGCACGCCTCCCGAGATCCTGGGCAAGGTCTTCGACCCCCTCTTCAGCACCCTGCACCCGGGCCACGGCCTGGGCCTGTCCACCGTGGAGGACATCCTCAGGGAGCACCAGGGCGCCGTGCACGCCAAGGGCGAGCCCGGCCTGGGCGACTCCACCGTGCTCTACTTCCACCTGGCCGAGAAGAACCCCGAGATCGACGAGGGCGACGAGGGAACCCCCCTGGTGGGCGCCTCCGGCGTGCTCCTGCTGGTGGACGACGAGCCCACCATCCGCGCCATCCTCCGCCAGGGCTTCGAGAACGCCGGCTTCAAGGTCATCGAGGGCGTGGACGGGGTGGACGGCTTCGCCTCCTTCGTCCGCCACCGGTCCTCCATCAACGCCGTGCTCCTGGACCTCACCATGCCCCGCATGGGCGGCGACGAGGTGTTCGAGGAGATCCACAAGCTGGCCCCGGAAGTGCCCGTCGTGCTCATGAGCGGCTACAGCCAGGAGGAGGCCACGACCGCCCTCGCCGGCCGAGGCCTCGCGGGCTTCCTGTCCAAGCCCTGCAGCATCAAGGAGGCCCTGGCGGTGGTGAGCCGGGCCCTGGCCGCGGCCCGCGCCGGGGCCTGATTTGGACACCTTCCGCCTCACGGGCCGGATGACCCGGCTCTGCTCCCGCCACTGGCTCCTGCACCGGTTCCTGGATCCCCTCTACCGGCACGCGGAGCGCCGCGGCTACGAGCCCCTGGTGCGGGAGAACGCCCTGCGCCTCCTGGAACGGGCCCACGTCGAGCGCCTCACGGGAGGCGGAGAGGCCCCGGAGGCGGCCGTGGAGGCCCTGGACCGCTTCGCGGTCCTCGCGGACCGGGGCGACCCGGACGCCGCCTACCAGGTGGCCGAGGCCCACAGGACCGGCTTCGGCCGGCCCCGGAACCACTGGAAGGCCCTCGAGCACTACCGGATGGCCGCGGACCTGGGCCACCCGGAGGCCGCGGCGCGGCTCCGCAAGCTCCAGGACGGGGAGCCGGTGGAGGACGCGTCCTTCGAGGCTTTCGGCCGCCAGGCCCTGCTCAAGGCCACCTACGCCCCGGACCGGGGCCGGCGGCGCGCCCGGTCCCTGACGGAAGGCGCCCGGGAGCTGCGCCGGGAAGGGGTGGGGCACCGCGGCGCGGTGGCCGTGCTGGGCATCGCCCTGGCCCTCCTCGGCTACCTCGCCCTGGACATCTACTTCTTCGGCATGGGCGCCTGGAGGCCGGATCCCGGCCGCGTGGTGTGGGGCCTCTTCGGCAAGATCCACCCGCCCAGGAGCAGCGGCGTGGGCCGGGTGCTGCCGGGCTGGCTCCGGCCCGACGCGCGCAGCGTCACCTTCGACGTGGCCGACGTCATCCACGAGCGGTCCGGCTCCTACCGGCTGGGCGACTTCCGGGGCAAGGTCGTGTACCTCCACGTGGTGGACGGCCACCACCCCACGGTGCACGAGGCCGTGCCCTGCCTGCGCGCGCTGGACGGGCGCCGCAGTCCCGATTTCGAGTCCTTCATCCTCTACATCCCCGCCCTGGAGCGGGTCAAGGATGTCCACTTCGCCATCCAGTGGGCCCTGGAGATCGCCCCCGCCGTGGCCCCCAACGCCAAGGCGGTGCGGCCCCTGGGCACGGTGTCGACCTTCCCGGCCAACTTCGTCATCGACCGCCAGGGGCGGATCCGCCAGCGCTGGACGGGCTTCAGCGAAGCCATCACGGAGGAGGCCATCAAGGGGGCCCTGGCTGAAAAATGAAAGGCAGGGTAGCGTCTTCCCATGACCTTCACCTTCGACCCTGAATCCGCGGACTGCTCGGGCGCCCTGGCGCGGCTGGGCGCCATCGGGTTCACCGAGGCCGCCGTGGCGGAGCGGCTCGGCCTGGAGGACCTGAACGACCTCCAGTGGAAGGCGGCGCCCATCTATCGGCAGGCGCGCCTGGCGGAGCGGGATCCCCTGGCCTCGGCCATCGACCTCTTCGTCCTCCAGGGCGCCCTGGAGGCCCGGGAACTGGGCCGGCTCTTCGACCCGGAGGCGCAGGGCGCCCTGGTGCGCGCGGGGCTCCTGGCGCGCGCCGGAGCCCAGGTGCGGGCCCGGGCCTCCGTGTACCCCGTGGGGTCCCGCCTCGTCGTCTCGGACCACGCGTGGGTCGACGGCGGCGCCGTCCCCCGCGACCAGGTCATGTACGTGGGCACCGACAGCCGCTGGCTGGCGCGCGCCACGGTGCGCCGGCCCGTGGCGGCGTCCCTGGACCTCTGCTGCGGGTCGGGCATCCACGCCCTCCTGGCGGCCTCCCACGCCGGGACCGCCACCGCGGTGGACATCAACGCCCGAGCCGTGGCCTGCACCGCCTTCAACGCCCGGGCCCTGCGCCTGGCCAACCTGGAGGCCCTCCAGGGCGACCTGTACGCCCCGGTGGGGGACCGGCGCTTCGGGCTGATCACCGCCAACCCCCCCTTCGTGCCCGCCCCCGCCCAGGAGGTGGACTACCGGGACGGCGGGCCCAGCGGCGAGGACGTCCAGCGGCGCATCGTCGAAGGGCTGCCCCGCCACCTGGCCCCGGGCGGCCTGGCCCAGATCGTGACGGAGCTCGGAGAGCGGGAGGGTGAGCCCCTGGAGGACAGGCTGCGCCTCTGGCTCGGCGGCGCCCCCATGGACGTCCACATCCTCCGCCTGCGCGTCCACCCCGCCCAGGTGTACGCGATCGGCCACGCCGTGGGCGACGACAACGCCGCCTTCCTCGCCTCCGTGGGCCGCTGGCACGCGAACCTGCAGGCCCAGGGGTACGACCGGGTGGTCTCCGTGCTGCTGGCCTTCCAGTGGAGCGACGACCCGTGGACCCGGGTGGACGAGGCCGTGGCCCCCTCGCGCGACGCCGGCGCGGAGGTGGAGGCCCTGTTCTCGGCCGAGCGCCTCGCCCGGGACCCCTCCCTCCGGGACCGCCTGCAGCGGGGGCGCGTCGTCCTGGCGGGTCCCGTGGCCCTCCTGGAGGCCCGGGCCCTGGGCATGCGGGTGCCCCCCACCACCCAGGCCCGCCTCGCCGCCCAGGCCATGCCCGTGGAGCACATCCTGGCGCCCCTGGAGCGGGACCTGCTGGAGCGCCTGGACCCCGGCGCCTCCGTGGCGGACCTCCTGGCCGCGGCCGCCTCCGCCGGCATCCCCGCCCAGGCCGTGATGGACGCCCTGGTGGCCCTGGTGCACAAGGGCCTGGCCCGCCCCGCATGACCACCTGGCACCTCTACCTCCTCCAGTGCGGCCGGTCCATCTACACCGGCATCACCACCGACGTGGAGGCCCGGTGCGCGGCCCACGCCGCCGGCAAGGGCGCCAAGTTCACCCGGGGCCGGGCGGGCCAGAAGCTCCTCTTCCAGGCCCCCGTCGGCACCCGCAGCCAGGCCACGCGCATGGAGCGGGCCGTCAAGCGCCTCTCCCACCAGGGGAAGCTGGACCTGGCCGAAGGCCGGGAGCCCCTGCCCGAGGTGGAGTGAGGGGACGGGTCATCGAGGAAACTGGAAAAGATGGGATGTCTGGTTCTGGACCATATTCCAGGATGTCCACCGGATGCAGCATTACCCGGATATTCACCGGATTGGGCTCCGGGGCGGCTGGAAGGGCGGCGGGAAAGGCGGCCGTGGAACCGGCCAGGGACGGAGCACCGGTGGCGGGCAGGGGCGGGGAGGGAAGGGGTCCAGATGGGGGAATTCCCGGATGGGGCCGGGGGAGCCGCCGGTGATCGAGAGGGCTTCGGATTCGCGGAGGGGACGCATGGGGCCTCCATGGAGGGCTCTGGACCTCAGGATGGGCCGGGCCGCTTTCCAGGCCAGGGCGGCGGCGACTTCCGTCCGGGTTCCGCCGGGTTTCAGCACGGACCTCAGCCTGAGATCCACTGAGACGGATTTGTCCGCGGTTTCCATTTTGGGTTCTGCACGGAGTACTTGTTCTCGACGAACCCAAGATGCCACGAGTTCACGGGTGCCGACCTGTTTCCCGATGAATCCGGAGAACCCCAACGAAGAGCCTATCGCCGAGTCGCCGAGGCAGCCGAGGATCGCCGAAGAATAAAAAAAGATCTTTTCCCGGCGAACCTCGCCCCTCGGCGATGGGCTTTTCGTTTCAAGTAGTCTGAATGAAGGGGGTCAGGACGGCCTTCCTTCCGCGGATGCCGAGACCCGGCAGGTGCTCTGGGGCGGACGCACCCAAACCTCGGGCCACACGGGCAGGAGGCCAGGCGCGTCAGTTCCCCTTCCCGGTGCCCAGCAGCTTCCCCACCGCGCTCACCAGGTGCTCCGCCTCGGCTTCCGGCGGCAGGACCGGATGATCGCCCGGCACCAGGTCCCCGACCCCCAGGAACGGGATGCCCGCCAGTTCGGCGGCATGGCGGTCATGGGGACGGTCGCCCACGTAGAGGTGCGGGCCCTTGCAGCCGGCCATGGCCATGCGGATGAGGCCGGCGCGGTCCAGCCGGGGCAGGCTCCCCAGGCGGGGGATGCGCGGATCCACGCCCAGGAGGCCGGCCTTGAAGGCGAGGACCCTCGGGACGTTCCCGGAAACCAGCCAGACGGCGCGGCCGGCGTCCACCAGGCGGGCCATGCCGTCGATGAGCCCCCGGAAGGCGGTGGGGGCGTGGCCCTGGGGGTGGAAGGCGTCCTCGAACCGGGCGAGGCACGCGGCCTCGTAGGCGGCGTAGTGGGCCTCGGACATGGGGACTCCGAAGCGCATGGCGTGGAGCTCGCCCATGATCTCCCAGTCGGTGGAGCCGGTGCAGCGGCGCAGCTGCTCCACGGTGGGTTCGGCGCCCCAGAGGTCGCCCAGGGCCTTCCTGAGCAGCACGTAGCCGCCGCCGAACTGTCCGAGTGTGCCGTCGAGGTCGAAGCAGAGTGGCATGCCTCCATTCTGGGGCAAAAAGGCGTGGCTGGGCGGGGATCCGGAGGCTACCCTGAATTCATGCGGTATTTCTCAGTGATCCTGGCGTCGGCCCTCATGGCCCTTTCTGTCGATGCGGCCGGATCCGGGGGGACCGTCCTGGACTACAAGGTCGTGGTGCGCATGCGGGACGGAGGCGCCCCCCTCGAGAGCCGCCTGCAGGTGGTCACCACGGCGCCCGTGGCCACGCACAACAGGGTCAAGCGCCCCCGGTTCGTGGGCTGGAGGATCCGGGCCTTCCCGGGCAAGGGGGGGCTGCCCCCCGCGTCGGTGCTGACCCGGGTGGAGAGCCTCCTGTACCTTGAAGGCCCCACGTCGGGGGTGGTGCCCAGGGAGGGGGGGATGCGTTTCGGCAAACGGTTCTGCCGGCTCTGGCAGGCCCTGACGCCCTCCTCCGTGGGGGCGTTCGTGTACCTGGCCGAGGTCTCCCCGAACCTCCTGGCCCTCTCCTACCTGAGCGCCAGCCTTCCGGAAGGGGACCTGGCCTCCATCGAACTCCACCTGGAAGGGGTCAGCCTGGGACCCGCCCCGGCCCCGGCCGAGGACGGGACGGTGCTCCTGCGCACCCTGCGCAAGTGGGGCGCCCTGCTGGACGACGATCAGCAAGTAATGGTTACAGAGCAGATACAGTGACCCCTCCGGGGTCGGTTATCCTGATGGACCGGGGGGATCATGGCTTTCAAGGACGAGTGCGGCGTATTCGGGATCTGGCCTGAGCTGGAAGCCTCGCGCCAGACCTACCTGGGGCTCTATGCCCTGCAGCACCGTGGCCAGGAGGCCGCGGGCATCTGCTCGCGCGACCAGGGCCGGCTCCACCTGCACAAGGGCCAGGGCTACGTGGCCGACGTCTTCACGGAGGCCACCCTGGACCGCCTCCCCGGGGACGGCGCCATCGGGCACACCCGGTATTCCACCACGGGCGGCAACGTGGCCTCGGCGGCCCACCCCTTCCTGGTGGAGGGCCGGTTCGGGCAGATCGCCCTGTGCCACAACGGCAACCTGACCAACACCGAGGAGCTGCGGAACCGCCTCATCCAGGAGGGCCAGGTCTTCTCCAGCCCCTCGGATTCCGAAGTGATCCTCGCCCTCATCAACCGGGCCCGGGCCGCCAGCGTCGTGGACGCGGTGGTGGAGGCGCTCCGGCAGGTGGAGGGGGCGTTCTCGGTGCTGATCATCACCAAGGACAAGTTCATGGCGGCCCGGGACCCCCGGGGCTTCCGGCCCCTGTCCATCGGGCGTCTGGGGGAGGCCACGGCCTTTTCCAGCGAGACCTGCGCCTTCGACCTGCTGGGGGCCGAGTACGTGCGCGAGGTGGAGGCCGGCGAGCTGGTGGTGCTGGACCGGGAAGGGCTCACGTCCGTGTTCCCCAGGGAGCGGATCCAGGCCCGGCCCTGCGTGTTCGAGCACGTGTACTTCGCCCGGCCCGACTCCTTCGTGTACGGCCTCTCCGTCATGGCCACCCGCCGGGAGATGGGGCGCCTCCTGGCCAGGCGCCACGGCGTCGCGGCCGACCTGGTGGTGCCCGTGCCCGACTCGGGCGTCTCGGCGGCCCTGGGCTACTCCGAGGAATCCGGGATCCCCTTCGACTTCGGCCTCATCCGCAACCACTACGTGGGACGCACCTTCATCGAGCCCAAGCAGAGCATCCGCTCCTTCGGGGTGAAGGTGAAGCTCAACCCCGTGCGCGAACTCCTCCGGGGCAAGCGCGTGGTGCTGGTGGACGACAGCGTGGTGCGGGGCACCACCAGCCGCAAGATCGTCTCCATGGTGCGCGCCGCGGGGGCCGCGGAGGTGCACATGCGCATCTCCAGCCCGCCCACCACCCACCCCTGCTTCTACGGCATCGACACGCCGGACCGGGAGCACCTGCTCGCGGCCACCCGGAACCTGGAGGAGATCCGGACCTTCATCGGCGCGGACACCATCGGCTACCTGACCCTGGAGGACCTCCAGTCCACCGTCCAGGACCTCGACGGGGGCCACTTCTGCTACGCGTGCTTCACGGGGGACTACCCCGTGCTCCCCCTGGGCGCCGCGAGCCGCTGCGGATGACCGGCCCGGCCGGGCCGGGCGGGCCCCTCCCATCCCAGTTCGAGGACGGCCTGCGCCTTCTGGCCGCGGCCCTGGCCCTCAAGGGCGACAGCCGCAGCGCCCCCGCCGCCACCACCGCCGCGTGCTCGGCCATCCAGCGCTTCCTGAAGATCCTCGAGGCCGGCGCCGCGCGCCGCCTCCCGGACCCCGGCGGCAACGTCGAGCGGCTCAGGGCCCAGTGCGGCGCCCTCCTCACCCTGCGCCAGGACCCCGCCTCCGCGCTGGACCACACCCTGGAGGCCGCGCGGCTCGCCCGGGACGAGGCGGCCCGCGTCATCGCGCTGCTGGCGGTGAGCCATGACTAGGATCGCGGTGCTCGGCCCCACGGCCTCGGGCAAGTCGGCCCTGGCCATCGCCCTGGCCCGGCGCATCGGCGGCGAGGTGGTCAACGGCGACCCCTTCCAGGCCTACCGGGACCTGCCCGTGGGCACGGGCCAGCCCAGCGAGGCCGAGCGGGAGGGCATCCCCCACCACGGCTACGGCGTCCTGCCCCTGGAGACCGCCGTGAATCCGGCCTCCTTCGGGGAGCTGGCCCGGGGCTGGATCGGCGCCTGCGCCAACCCGGTGCTCGTCACCGGGTCCGGCCTCTACCTCCGGGGCGTCTGGGACCAGCTCACGCAGCTGCCCGACGTGCCCGAGGCGATCACCGCCAAGCTGCGCCGGTGGGTGGACCTGCTGGGCTCCCCGGCCCTGCACCGCTACCTGGCCGCGGTGGACCCCGCGCGCGCCGCCCAGCTCCATCCCAACGACCGCTCCCGGGTGCAGCGGGCCCTGGGCCTCCACCTGGCCACCGGGAGCCGCGCCTCGCTCTTCCTGGACGGCGTGGACCGGGGCGTGCCCGAGGGCTGGCTGGCCATCCTCGTGCTGCCTTCCCGGGAGCGCCAGCGGGAACGGGTGGCCGCCCGGGTTCGCCAGATGATCCGCGCCGGCTGGCAGAAGGAGGTGGCCGCCCTCCAGGGCACCCCGGCGGAGGCCGCGCTGCGCCGCCTGCGCCCCCTGGGCTACGACGTCTGGATGGACGAGCCCCGGGGCGCGGGCGCCCGCATCATCCTGGACACCCGCGCCTACGCCAAGCGGCAGGGGACCTACTTCCGCAACCAGTGGCCGGACGTGCCGGTCTGGGATCCCGACGCCGAACCGGTGGAGGCCGCGTTCGCCAAGCTGGGCCTCTGAGCCCGGGCCTTCCGGAGCTCCGGGTCAGCATTAAATTATTCCAGGCGCCTCCTGGCGTCGCTGGAATCCATGGCTATAGTTCCTGAGGTATTGTGCCATCGGAACCCTTTGCGCCTGGAGGCCCCATGACGTGGTTCAAGTCCCTCCGGCTGGCCACCCAGCTCATCACGGCCTTCGTGGCCGTGGCCCTCATCACCGTCGTCGTGGGGATCTTCGGCATCCGCGCGTCCTTCGACCTCCACCGGATGATGGAGGACGCCTACTCCAACTGCACCCTGGCGGTGATCAACACCAGCAACGCCACCTTGGCCCTGGCCAACTGCCAGAGGGCCCTGGGCAACATCGTCCTGGCCCAGGACACCGCCTACCGCACGGGCCAGATCGATCACATGGGCAAGTACCGCTCCTCCGTCGCCGACTGGGTCGCCCGGGAGCGGAAGACCATGATGGGCGAGGCCGAGGTGGCCCAGTGGAAGCTCTACGACCAGTTGTGGGAGCCCTACGTCACATCCACCCGCAAGCTCGTCGCCCTGGCCGAGGCCGGCAAGCGCGCCGAGGCGGAGAAGTGGCTGGTCGGGGACGTGCGCCCCACGTACGGCGCCGTGGAGAAGCTCCTGGCCGAGGTGGTGGAGATCAACCGGCTGAACGCCGAGGCCGCCAACAAGGCCGGCCAGGCCGTGTACGAAAAGGTCCGCTGGCAGGCCGGGACGCTCGTCGCCGCCTGCTTCGTGCTCTCCATCCTGCTGGGGGGCCTGGTGACCCGGATTATCAAGGGCCAGGTGGGGGGCGAACCCGCCCTTGCCGCCTCCATCGCCCAGCGCGTGGCCCAGGGCGACATCACCATGGAGGTCCCGGTCGCCGAGGGCGACGCCACCAGCATGATGGCCGCCATGAGGACCATGGTCGCCACCCTCTCGCGGGTCCTGGCCGAGACCCAGAAGGTCGTGGAGGCCGCGGGCCGGGGCGACTTCCACCAGCGCATCGCCGTGGAGGGAAGCCGGGGCTACATCCTGGCCCTGGGCACGTCCCTCAACACGCTCTCCGAGACCTGCCAGAAGGGGCTCAGCGACGTGCGGCGGGTCATGGAGGCCGCGGCCAAGGGCGACCTGTCGGAGCGGATCACGGTGGCCTACGAGGGGGAGTTCCTGCGCCTCAAGGATGCCTCCAACGCCACCGTCGAGAAGCTGTCCGAGACCATCGGCGGCGTGCTGGAAGCCTGCAGCAGCCTCGTGGAGGCGTCCGAACAGCTCAGCTCCACGGCCCAGGCCCTGAGCCAGGGCGCCTCGGAACAGGCCGCCAGCGTGGAGGAGACCAGCGCGTCCATGGAGGAGATGAGCGCCTCCATCGCCCAGAACAACGAGAACGCCAAGGTCACCGGGGACCTCGCCATCAAGACCGCCCGCGAGACCGTGGAGGGCGGCGCGGCCGTGCGGGAGACCGTGGACGCCATGAAGCAGATCGCCCGGAAGATCGCCATCATCGACGACATCGCCTACCAGACCAACCTGCTGGCACTGAACGCCGCCATCGAGGCGGGGCGGGCCGGGGAGCACGGCAAAGGCTTCGCCGTGGTGGCCGCCGAGGTGCGCAAGCTGGCCGAGCGCAGCCAGATCGCGGCCGAGGAGATCAGCGCCCTGGCCTCGGGCAGCGTGGAGCTGGCCGGGAAGGCCGGGAACCTCCTGGAGACCATCGTGCCCTCCATCCAGAAGACCGCCGACCTGGTGCAGGAGATCGCCGCGGCATCCAGCGAACAGAACTCAGGCGTGGGCCAGATCAACGCCGCCATCGGCCAGATCAGCCAGGCCGTGGCCCAGAACGCCGCAGCCTCCGAGGAACTGGCCTCCACCTCGGAGGAGGTCAACGCCCAGGCCCTGGAACTCCAGGCCGCCATGGACTTCTTCAGCCTGGGCGAAGAGGCCCGTCCCTCCCGGGGGCGCCGCGGGGTGCGGCCCCCGCCCAGGAAGGGCGGCGCGCCGGCGCGGATGGGCTCCAAGGAGGCCCACGCCGAGCAGGACTTCACGAGGTTCTGACCCGGGCCGTACGGCCGTATCCGCCGCCCCGTCTCACCCTTCCCTGGCGGGAGCAGGCGATGCCGCGGGGACCTTGGCCCGTTCCCTCAGGTCCACGATGCGGGCCCGCACCTCGGCCATGAGGTCCTCCTTCGTCTCGAAGTCCCTGGGGTGGATGGGCTGGCCCACGGTGATGACGTACTTCCACGGCCGCACCAGGAGCTTGCCGGGGGGCAGCATGTGGTAGGCGCCGCCGATGCCCAGGGGGAGGATGGGGGTGTCGGCGTCCACGGCCAGGGCGAAGCCGCCCTTCTTGAAGGGGAGCAGCTCCCCGGTGCGGGTGCGGGTGCCCTCGGGGAAGAGGACGACGCTCTTGCCGCCCCGTATCTGGCGGGCGGCCTCGGCGATGCTGGCCACGGCCTTCTCGCGGTTGCTGCGGTCGATGAAGATGGTGCCGGCCATCATGGCGGCCCAGCCCACCGGGACCATCCACTTCAGCTCCTTCTTGGCCAGGTACACGGCCGGGATGGGCAGGGTGCCCATGAGCACGGGCGGGTCCAGGAGGCTCTCGTGGTTGGCCATGAAGATCACCGGCTGGCGGCGCTCCCGGATGTCCTCGGGCAGGTCCTCCCACCCGATGAGCTCGTTGTGCATGCCGAAGAACCGGAAGATGGACCGGCTCCACAGCGGCCCAAAGGTCCAGAAGCTCCGCTTGGGCCCCAGGAAGGGCGCCCCCAGGATGATGGTGACGGCCGTGAGCGGAAGGCTCACCAGCCCCCAGGCGGTGACCGTCGCCCTCCACGGCCAGGTGCTCTTCCAACCTCCCACGATGGGCTCCATGATCAGGCCGGGAGGGCCCTGGGGAAGAGGATGTGGTTCTCGAGGAAGAGGTGGAGGTGCAGGTCGTCCTCCAGATTCCGCAGGCCCAGGTAGATGGCTCTCAGGTGCGCCGGGGAGTCCGGGGTGATCTCGTAGTCGGAGGTGATGAGCCGGATGTTGTGGAGGAGCTCCTCGGCGGCCTGGTGCTCGGCGGAGATGGTGCGGGCCTGCTCCGAGGGGGTGCTGAGCGAGATGGGCGTCACGCCTCCGTTTTCGGCGGCGCAGATGGCCGGGAAGAGGTTGCGCTCCTCCATCTGGAAGTGGGCCACCAGGTCCCTGGCGAGGCTGGCGAAGTGGACCTTGATGCGGATGAGGACGGCCTGGGCGGGGCCGGGGATGGCCAGGCCCGCGTCCAGGAGCTTCTGGATGCGCACCAGCTCCTCCCGGGTGAAGGCGTGGTGATGGTGCACGATGTGGTGGACCAGTTCGGGGATGGTCGCCATCATCCAGTCGCGCGGCGCCTGGGGCTTGAGGGCGTCCAGCTCCTGGGCGACCTTGTCCGGCGCCAGGCCCTGGACCTTGCAGGCCTCGGCGAGGGTCAGGCCCCCCTGGCCGTGCACGTCGATGCCGAGGCGGCAGAGGTGGCGGGTCACGGCCTGGCTGGAGGCGGCCAGCTGTTCGATGGGGCTGGAGGTGTCGATGGGCATGCGGGAGTCCTGGATTGACGCGAGCTAGTACCTTATCACGGCACCGGGTCGTGGCCGCCGTGGCCGAAGGGGTTGCATCGGAGGATCCGCCAGGTGGTGAGGGCCCCTCCCCGGAGGGTCCCGTACTTCCGCACGCAGCCCAGGCCGTAGTGGCTGCAGGTGGGGGTGAACTTGCACTGGGAGGGCAGGGCGGGGCCCAGGGTGGCCTGGTAGGCCCGGATGGCCCCCCGGGCCACCCAGGCCGTGGGCTGGAAGGGCACGGGCAGGAAGGCCTCCAGGATCAGGTAGATCCCGCAGGCCAGCAGGGGATGGGCAAACAGCGCGTCGATCACCCGCCGGACTCCCGTCACGCGTCCTTCTCTGCCTTGAACCGGCGCGCCTCCTCCAGGAAGGCGGGGACCAGGTCGGCCTCCTTGACCTTGCGG from Geothrix sp. 21YS21S-2 includes these protein-coding regions:
- a CDS encoding PAS domain-containing hybrid sensor histidine kinase/response regulator, giving the protein MTAPSMRKLVTPPAMLGLFFLLFAAAAVSLVFTAGTHSPVLALSLTGMAIVGTMGIRSTAVRAREAELALGEGERYIEKVAELSQDIHAIMDAESGAFLYLNPAVEDLLGYPTETFMKGGRDYFYSLVHPDDLPILRKHREAPAPPPPEGGEEPILEEIYRIRNHHGAWRWFKSRRTVFVRYGDGRPAETLAVIQDITQQRSFESALVQAHKVESLGALVRGTVNDLNNTLMGIQGYAEIALEGEQGPAILRASLESVQASIGRATGLCKQILSYTGQGRIQISPHQLNDAVRESLSAIETLVPDGAHLVLDLQNDLPLASVDLTQARHALLNLVFNACESLGIRGGEITIRTFMRSLGGTETGGQGLRGDFVCLEVADTGPGTPPEILGKVFDPLFSTLHPGHGLGLSTVEDILREHQGAVHAKGEPGLGDSTVLYFHLAEKNPEIDEGDEGTPLVGASGVLLLVDDEPTIRAILRQGFENAGFKVIEGVDGVDGFASFVRHRSSINAVLLDLTMPRMGGDEVFEEIHKLAPEVPVVLMSGYSQEEATTALAGRGLAGFLSKPCSIKEALAVVSRALAAARAGA
- a CDS encoding methyltransferase, which encodes MTFTFDPESADCSGALARLGAIGFTEAAVAERLGLEDLNDLQWKAAPIYRQARLAERDPLASAIDLFVLQGALEARELGRLFDPEAQGALVRAGLLARAGAQVRARASVYPVGSRLVVSDHAWVDGGAVPRDQVMYVGTDSRWLARATVRRPVAASLDLCCGSGIHALLAASHAGTATAVDINARAVACTAFNARALRLANLEALQGDLYAPVGDRRFGLITANPPFVPAPAQEVDYRDGGPSGEDVQRRIVEGLPRHLAPGGLAQIVTELGEREGEPLEDRLRLWLGGAPMDVHILRLRVHPAQVYAIGHAVGDDNAAFLASVGRWHANLQAQGYDRVVSVLLAFQWSDDPWTRVDEAVAPSRDAGAEVEALFSAERLARDPSLRDRLQRGRVVLAGPVALLEARALGMRVPPTTQARLAAQAMPVEHILAPLERDLLERLDPGASVADLLAAAASAGIPAQAVMDALVALVHKGLARPA
- a CDS encoding GIY-YIG nuclease family protein, whose translation is MTTWHLYLLQCGRSIYTGITTDVEARCAAHAAGKGAKFTRGRAGQKLLFQAPVGTRSQATRMERAVKRLSHQGKLDLAEGREPLPEVE
- a CDS encoding HAD family hydrolase yields the protein MPLCFDLDGTLGQFGGGYVLLRKALGDLWGAEPTVEQLRRCTGSTDWEIMGELHAMRFGVPMSEAHYAAYEAACLARFEDAFHPQGHAPTAFRGLIDGMARLVDAGRAVWLVSGNVPRVLAFKAGLLGVDPRIPRLGSLPRLDRAGLIRMAMAGCKGPHLYVGDRPHDRHAAELAGIPFLGVGDLVPGDHPVLPPEAEAEHLVSAVGKLLGTGKGN
- the purF gene encoding amidophosphoribosyltransferase; translated protein: MAFKDECGVFGIWPELEASRQTYLGLYALQHRGQEAAGICSRDQGRLHLHKGQGYVADVFTEATLDRLPGDGAIGHTRYSTTGGNVASAAHPFLVEGRFGQIALCHNGNLTNTEELRNRLIQEGQVFSSPSDSEVILALINRARAASVVDAVVEALRQVEGAFSVLIITKDKFMAARDPRGFRPLSIGRLGEATAFSSETCAFDLLGAEYVREVEAGELVVLDREGLTSVFPRERIQARPCVFEHVYFARPDSFVYGLSVMATRREMGRLLARRHGVAADLVVPVPDSGVSAALGYSEESGIPFDFGLIRNHYVGRTFIEPKQSIRSFGVKVKLNPVRELLRGKRVVLVDDSVVRGTTSRKIVSMVRAAGAAEVHMRISSPPTTHPCFYGIDTPDREHLLAATRNLEEIRTFIGADTIGYLTLEDLQSTVQDLDGGHFCYACFTGDYPVLPLGAASRCG
- the miaA gene encoding tRNA (adenosine(37)-N6)-dimethylallyltransferase MiaA, producing MTRIAVLGPTASGKSALAIALARRIGGEVVNGDPFQAYRDLPVGTGQPSEAEREGIPHHGYGVLPLETAVNPASFGELARGWIGACANPVLVTGSGLYLRGVWDQLTQLPDVPEAITAKLRRWVDLLGSPALHRYLAAVDPARAAQLHPNDRSRVQRALGLHLATGSRASLFLDGVDRGVPEGWLAILVLPSRERQRERVAARVRQMIRAGWQKEVAALQGTPAEAALRRLRPLGYDVWMDEPRGAGARIILDTRAYAKRQGTYFRNQWPDVPVWDPDAEPVEAAFAKLGL